Proteins from a genomic interval of Dermacentor variabilis isolate Ectoservices chromosome 8, ASM5094787v1, whole genome shotgun sequence:
- the LOC142591419 gene encoding uncharacterized protein LOC142591419 — protein sequence MNFAQIFLLFCLLSAPCSLRAAEGENATEEAHEGKENGYNEDTCIEITLPNILQIDQCLGDNLNLCKGKTTLVEGVLSLANCTVSGVLRNLSVVKALVTVKDLLVALLGKLVPSLGTALNGLDMFSLLASQEIKDDVCYGEIKITVPNSLGKCVDDTLKLCKNGTTIDVSIVESLVKTVGCIVKDLLTTPPDQTVSNLLCDVARTLSIVLEQVPGGSILSKPVTQICESK from the exons GCGAAAACGCAACGGAAGAAGCTCATGAAGGGAAAGAAAATGGATACAACGAGGACACCTGTATTGAAATCACACTGCCAAACATTCTGCAGATTGATCAG TGCCTTGGAGATAACCTCAACCTCTGCAAAGGAAAGACA ACTCTCGTGGAAGGCGTCCTATCTTTGGCAAAC tgcaccgTGAGTGGCGTCCTTAGGAACTTGAGTGTAGTCAAAGCCCTAGTAACCGTGAAAGATCTGCTGGTTGCCCTTCTCGGCAAACTGGTGCCAAGCT tgggcacggcattGAACGGATTGGACATGTTTTCTCTGCTTGCAAGTCAAGAAATCAAGGACGACGTTTGCTACGGAGAAATAAAAATTACCGTTCCTAACAGCCTTGGAAAA tgcGTCGATGACACACTCAAGCTTTGCAAAAACGGAACGACAATTGAC GTTTCCATTGTAGAATCCCTCGTCAAGACAGTTGGG TGCATCGTCAAGGACTTGCTCACCACTCCACCAGACCAGACAGTCAGCAACCTTTTGTGTGATGTCGCGAGAACCCTGTCCATCGTTCTTGAACAAGTTCCTGGTGGCAGCATTCTAAGCAAACCCGTAACTCAAATCT GCGAGTCGAAATAA